A DNA window from Pogona vitticeps strain Pit_001003342236 chromosome 2, PviZW2.1, whole genome shotgun sequence contains the following coding sequences:
- the LOC144582999 gene encoding uncharacterized protein LOC144582999 isoform X1 has translation MEVTAQHSTGLKPELTAQTEQGLQLRGPDSQEPDLEEAGALAFRRGNSPDKEGERKVSTEPEINPAEKLDLQEHQPTHTEEENHIEAKTYACTVCGKHFAQKMALAGHKRVHTGKNRFGWEEPVKHSAGHVQSRSPQRFQTGEKPYKCQECGKCFDHNSHFVSHQRVHTGEKPYKCQACGKCFAQISHLATHVRLHTGEKPYKCQECGKCFAASSVLVIHQRVHTGEKPYRCQECGKCFAQNSNLVSHQRLHKREKPYKCQECGKCFASSSQLVMHQRVHTGEKPYKCQECGKCFAHSSHLASHRRLHTGEKPYKCQECDKSFASSSQLRTHQRIHTGEKPYTCQYCGKCFTSNSQLVLHRRVHTGEKPYKCHECGKCFAHSSHLATHLRIHTGEKPYKCQECGKCFAQNASLLSHHRFHTREKPFKCQECGKCFASSSQLVMHQIIHTGEKPYKCQDCGEGFAHNSAFLYHQRVHTGEKPYKCQDCEECFASSSQFVTHRRVHTGEKPYKCPECGESFAHSSTFLYHQKAHTGEKPYKCQECGKCFASSSALLTHHRVHTGEKPYKCQECGNFFAQNSQLVAHRRVHTGEKPYICQQCGKCFGSSSAFLSHQRVHTGEKPYICQECGKCFASNSAFLNHQRVHTGKKPHQCQQCGKCFARKASLLTHQRVHTGEKPYKCQECGKCFARDSSLLSHQRVHTGEKPYKCEECGKCFAHGSHYSSHQRVHTREKPYKCLACGDCFTQVSLLAMHLKLHTEENGTWHVKFEN, from the exons ATGGAGGtcacagcacagcacagcacag GTCTGAAGCCTGAGCTAACTGCACAGACAGAGCAAGGGTTGCAGCTGAGGGGGCCGGATTCTCAGGAACCAGACTTAGAGGAGGCAGGAGCCTTGGCCTTCAGAAGAGGCAACTCACCAG ataaagagggtgaaagaaaaGTATCAACAGAACCTGAAATTAATCCTGCAGAAAAATTAGACCTTCAAGAACATCAGCCGacacacacagaggaggaaaATCATATAGAAGCGAAAACCTACGCATGCACTGtatgtggaaaacattttgccCAAAAGATGGCCCTTGCAGGGCACAAGCGGGTCCACACTGGAAAGAACCGTTTTGGGTGGGAAGAGCCTGTGAAACATTCGGCTGGTCATGTACAATCGAGGAGTCCCCAGAGATTCCagacaggagagaaaccatacaaatgtcaagaatgtgggaagtgttttgaCCATAATTCTCACTTTGTGagccaccagagagtccacacaggagaaaaaccgtacaaatgccaagcatgtggaaaatgttttgcacaAATTTCACATCTTGCAACTCACGTGAGACTCCACACCGGAGAGAAgccttacaaatgccaggaatgtgggaaatgttttgctgccaGCTCAGTTCTTGTgatccaccagagagtccacacaggagagaaaccatatagatgccaggagtgtgggaaatgttttgcccagAATTCAAATCTTGTGAGCCACCAGAGATTGCACAaaagagaaaaaccatacaaatgccaagaatgtgggaaatgttttgcttccagCTCACAGTTGGTGATGCACCAGAGggttcacactggagagaaaccatacaaatgccaagagtgtgggaagtgttttgctcACAGCTCACATCTGGCGAGTCACCGGAgactccatacaggagagaaaccatacaaatgtcaggaatgtGACAAAAGCTTTGCTTCCAGTTCACAGCTGCGGACTCATCAGAGAATACATACCGGTGAGAAACCCTACACATGCCAGTACTGTGGGAAATGCTTCACTTCCAATTCACAACTTGTGCTGCACCGACGggttcatacaggtgagaaaccatacaaatgtcatgagtgtgggaagtgttttgcgCACAGTTCACACCTTGCAACACAtttgagaatccacacaggagagaaaccttacaaatgtcaggagtgtggaaaatgttttgctcagaatgcaAGCCTTCTGAGCCACCATAGATTCCATACAAGAGAGAAACcattcaaatgccaggagtgtgggaaatgttttgcttctagCTCCCAGCTTGTAATGCACCAGAtaatccacactggagagaaaccatataaatgccaagaTTGTGGGGAAGGGTTTGCTCACAATTCAGCCTTTTTAtaccaccagagagtccacacaggagaaaaaccttatAAATGCCAGGACTGTGAAGAATGCTTTGCTTCTAGTTCACAGTTTGTGACTCATCGGAGAgtccatactggagagaaaccgtacaaatgcccgGAATGTGGGGAAAGTTTTGCTCATAGCTCTACCTTTCTGTACCATCAGAAagcccacacaggagagaagccgtacaaatgccaagaatgtgggaaatgctttgcttccAGTTCTGCCCTTCTAACCCACCATagagtccacacaggggaaaaaccctacaaatgccaggagtgcggGAATTTTTTTGCACAGAATTCACAGCTTGTTGCCCATCggagagttcacacaggagaaaaaccttacATATGTCAACAGTGTGGGAAGTGCTTTGGCTCCAGTTCCGCCTTTCTGagccaccagagagtccacactggagaaaaaccttACATATGtcaggaatgtgggaagtgttttgcttCCAATTCAGCTTTTTTGaatcaccagagagtccacacagggaaGAAACCACACCAGTGCcagcagtgtgggaaatgctttgctcgaAAGGCTTCCCTTCTGacccaccagagagtccacacgggagagaaaccatataaatgccaagagtgtggaaaatgttttgctcgggATTCATCCCTTCTGagtcaccagagagtccacacaggggaaaaaccgtacaaatgtgaggaatgtggaaaatgttttgctcatgGTTCGCACTATTCAAGCCACCAGAGAGTTCACACcagagagaaaccatacaaatgcctggCCTGTGGGGATTGTTTTACTCAGGTTTCACTCCTTGCAATGCATCTGAAACTCCATACAGAAGAAAACGGAACTTGGCATGTTAAATTTGAAAATTAG
- the LOC144582999 gene encoding uncharacterized protein LOC144582999 isoform X2, translating into MEVTAQHSTDKEGERKVSTEPEINPAEKLDLQEHQPTHTEEENHIEAKTYACTVCGKHFAQKMALAGHKRVHTGKNRFGWEEPVKHSAGHVQSRSPQRFQTGEKPYKCQECGKCFDHNSHFVSHQRVHTGEKPYKCQACGKCFAQISHLATHVRLHTGEKPYKCQECGKCFAASSVLVIHQRVHTGEKPYRCQECGKCFAQNSNLVSHQRLHKREKPYKCQECGKCFASSSQLVMHQRVHTGEKPYKCQECGKCFAHSSHLASHRRLHTGEKPYKCQECDKSFASSSQLRTHQRIHTGEKPYTCQYCGKCFTSNSQLVLHRRVHTGEKPYKCHECGKCFAHSSHLATHLRIHTGEKPYKCQECGKCFAQNASLLSHHRFHTREKPFKCQECGKCFASSSQLVMHQIIHTGEKPYKCQDCGEGFAHNSAFLYHQRVHTGEKPYKCQDCEECFASSSQFVTHRRVHTGEKPYKCPECGESFAHSSTFLYHQKAHTGEKPYKCQECGKCFASSSALLTHHRVHTGEKPYKCQECGNFFAQNSQLVAHRRVHTGEKPYICQQCGKCFGSSSAFLSHQRVHTGEKPYICQECGKCFASNSAFLNHQRVHTGKKPHQCQQCGKCFARKASLLTHQRVHTGEKPYKCQECGKCFARDSSLLSHQRVHTGEKPYKCEECGKCFAHGSHYSSHQRVHTREKPYKCLACGDCFTQVSLLAMHLKLHTEENGTWHVKFEN; encoded by the exons ATGGAGGtcacagcacagcacagcacag ataaagagggtgaaagaaaaGTATCAACAGAACCTGAAATTAATCCTGCAGAAAAATTAGACCTTCAAGAACATCAGCCGacacacacagaggaggaaaATCATATAGAAGCGAAAACCTACGCATGCACTGtatgtggaaaacattttgccCAAAAGATGGCCCTTGCAGGGCACAAGCGGGTCCACACTGGAAAGAACCGTTTTGGGTGGGAAGAGCCTGTGAAACATTCGGCTGGTCATGTACAATCGAGGAGTCCCCAGAGATTCCagacaggagagaaaccatacaaatgtcaagaatgtgggaagtgttttgaCCATAATTCTCACTTTGTGagccaccagagagtccacacaggagaaaaaccgtacaaatgccaagcatgtggaaaatgttttgcacaAATTTCACATCTTGCAACTCACGTGAGACTCCACACCGGAGAGAAgccttacaaatgccaggaatgtgggaaatgttttgctgccaGCTCAGTTCTTGTgatccaccagagagtccacacaggagagaaaccatatagatgccaggagtgtgggaaatgttttgcccagAATTCAAATCTTGTGAGCCACCAGAGATTGCACAaaagagaaaaaccatacaaatgccaagaatgtgggaaatgttttgcttccagCTCACAGTTGGTGATGCACCAGAGggttcacactggagagaaaccatacaaatgccaagagtgtgggaagtgttttgctcACAGCTCACATCTGGCGAGTCACCGGAgactccatacaggagagaaaccatacaaatgtcaggaatgtGACAAAAGCTTTGCTTCCAGTTCACAGCTGCGGACTCATCAGAGAATACATACCGGTGAGAAACCCTACACATGCCAGTACTGTGGGAAATGCTTCACTTCCAATTCACAACTTGTGCTGCACCGACGggttcatacaggtgagaaaccatacaaatgtcatgagtgtgggaagtgttttgcgCACAGTTCACACCTTGCAACACAtttgagaatccacacaggagagaaaccttacaaatgtcaggagtgtggaaaatgttttgctcagaatgcaAGCCTTCTGAGCCACCATAGATTCCATACAAGAGAGAAACcattcaaatgccaggagtgtgggaaatgttttgcttctagCTCCCAGCTTGTAATGCACCAGAtaatccacactggagagaaaccatataaatgccaagaTTGTGGGGAAGGGTTTGCTCACAATTCAGCCTTTTTAtaccaccagagagtccacacaggagaaaaaccttatAAATGCCAGGACTGTGAAGAATGCTTTGCTTCTAGTTCACAGTTTGTGACTCATCGGAGAgtccatactggagagaaaccgtacaaatgcccgGAATGTGGGGAAAGTTTTGCTCATAGCTCTACCTTTCTGTACCATCAGAAagcccacacaggagagaagccgtacaaatgccaagaatgtgggaaatgctttgcttccAGTTCTGCCCTTCTAACCCACCATagagtccacacaggggaaaaaccctacaaatgccaggagtgcggGAATTTTTTTGCACAGAATTCACAGCTTGTTGCCCATCggagagttcacacaggagaaaaaccttacATATGTCAACAGTGTGGGAAGTGCTTTGGCTCCAGTTCCGCCTTTCTGagccaccagagagtccacactggagaaaaaccttACATATGtcaggaatgtgggaagtgttttgcttCCAATTCAGCTTTTTTGaatcaccagagagtccacacagggaaGAAACCACACCAGTGCcagcagtgtgggaaatgctttgctcgaAAGGCTTCCCTTCTGacccaccagagagtccacacgggagagaaaccatataaatgccaagagtgtggaaaatgttttgctcgggATTCATCCCTTCTGagtcaccagagagtccacacaggggaaaaaccgtacaaatgtgaggaatgtggaaaatgttttgctcatgGTTCGCACTATTCAAGCCACCAGAGAGTTCACACcagagagaaaccatacaaatgcctggCCTGTGGGGATTGTTTTACTCAGGTTTCACTCCTTGCAATGCATCTGAAACTCCATACAGAAGAAAACGGAACTTGGCATGTTAAATTTGAAAATTAG